Within Lagopus muta isolate bLagMut1 chromosome 1, bLagMut1 primary, whole genome shotgun sequence, the genomic segment GGGGTCCCCActggggtgccattgggattCCCATTGGGGCGCCACTGGGGTGCCATTGGGACGCCCATTGTAGGGATTCCCATTGGGGTGACAGTAGGGCGCCCATGGGGTGCTACTGAGGCACTCACTGGGTGCCACTGGGGTTCCCATTGGGGCACCCATTGGGATGCCCATAGAGGTGTCACTAGGATGCCCACTGGGTGCtattggggtgccattgggattcccattggggtgccattgggataCCCTCTGGGGTGTCTTTGAGGTGCCCACTGGGGTGCTATTGGGGTGCTACTGGGTGCTATTGGGGTCCCTATTGGGATGCCACTGGGGTACCCTTGGGGTGCTACTGGGATTGCCATTGGGGTGCCACTGGGGTATCATccattggggtgccattggggtgccattgggtgcccaTTGGGTGCccattggggtgccattgggatgTCCATTGGGGTGCCCCATGGGATTCCCACTGGCATTCCCTTTGGGGCACCCATTGGGATTTCCGTTGGGCTGCCATTGGGGTGTCATTGAGGTGCCATTGGCtgtcattgggtgccattggtgTTCCCATTGGGCTGCCATTGGGATACCCTCTGGGGTGTCTTTGGGGTGCCCActggggtgccattggggttcccattgggtgccattggggtaTAATGGATAGGGGTGACATTGGGTGCccattggggtgccattgggtgcccaTTGGTGTGCCCCATGGGATTCCCACTGGCATTCCCTTTGGGGCACCCATTGGGATTTCCATTGGGCTGCCATTGGGGTGTCACTGGGATGCCATTAGGATGGCCATTGGGTGCccattggggtgccattggggtgtCACTGGGGTTCCCATTGTGGTTCCCATTGAGATGCCCAGCAGGATTCCAAccagggtgccattggggtgccCTTGGGGTGCTTTTGGGGTTCCCATGGGGGCAGCCCTTGGGGTGCCTATTGGGGTGCCCCATGGGATTCCCATTGGGGTGCCCTTGGGATACCCTCTGGGGTGTCTTTGTGGTGCCCACTGGGGTGCTATTGGGGTGCTACTGGGTGCTATTGGGGTCCCTATTGGGATGCCACTGGGGTACCCTTGGGGTGCTACTGGGATTGccattggggtgccattgggattTCAACTGGGGTACCCTTGGGGTGCTACTGGGATTGCCATTGGGGTGCCACTGGGGTATCATccattggggtgccattgggattCCCTCTGTGGTGCCATTGGGGTGCCCTcaggggtgccattggggttcacattgggtgccattggggtaTAATGGATAGGGGTGACATTGGGTGCccattggggtgccattgggatgTCCATTGGGGTGCCCCATGGGATTCCCACTGGCATTCCCTTTGGGGCACCCATTGGGATGTccattggggtgccattggggtgtCACTGGGGTATGATCAATTGGGGTCCccattggggtgccattggggtaTAATTGATcggggtgccattggggtgccTTTGGGATGCCATTAGGATGGCCATTGGGTGCCCATTGGGGTGCtattggggtgccattggggtgtCACTGGGGTTCCCATTGGGGTTCCCATTGAGATGCCCAGCAGGATTCCAAccagggtgccattggggtgcTCTTGGGGTGCTCTTGGGGTTCCCATAGGGGCAGCCCTTGGGGTGCCTATTGGGTGCCACCGGGATTCCCATTGGGGTGCCCTTTGGGGTGCCATTGGTGTACCCTCTGGGGTGTCTTTGTGGTGCCCACTGGGGTGCTATTGGGGTTTTACTGGGTGCTATTGGGGTCCCTATTGGGATGCCACTGGGGTACCCTTGGGGTGCCCCTGGGATTGccattggggtgccattgggattTCCACTGGGGCACCATTGGGGTGCCCTcaggggtgccattggggttcccattgggtgccactggggtATAATCaattggggtgccattggggtgtCATCgattggggtgccattggggtgccCTCTGGGGTGTCTCTGGGGTGCCCACTGGGGTGCCCATTGGGTGCCCATTGGGATGTCCATTGGGGTGCCATTGAGATGTCCATTGGGGTGCCCCATGGGATTCCCACTGGCATTCCCTTTGGGGCTCccattggggtgccattggggtgtCATTGGGTGCCCATTGGGGTGTTTTTGGGATGCCACTGGGGTTCCCTTGGGGTGCCACTGGGGTATCATCgattggggtgccattgggattTCCACTGTGGTGCCATTGGGGTtcccattgggtgccactggggtATAATGgattggggtgccattgggtgccattgggatgTCCATTTGGGTGCCCCATGGGATTCCCACTGGCATTCCCTTTGGGGCACCCATTGGGATTCCCATTGGGGTACCCTCTGGGGTGTCTTTGTGGTGCCCACTAGGGTGCTATTGGGGTGCTACTGGGTGCTATTGGGGTCCCTATTGGGATGCCACTGGGGTACCCTTGGGGTGCTACTGGGATTGccattggggtgccattggggtaTCATccattggggtgccattgggattCCCACAGGTGTATCATTGGGGTGCCACACAGATGCTTTTGGGGTTCCCATTGGGGCACCCATTGGGATGCCCATAGAGGTACCACTAGGATGCCCActggggtgccattgggattCCCATTAGGGTGGCATTGAGATGTCCATTGGGGTGCCCCATGGGATTCCCACTGGCATTCCCTTTGGGGCACCCATTGGGATTTccattggggtgccattggggtaTAATCGATTGGGGTGCCATaggggtgccattgggtgcccaCTGTGGTGCccattggggtgccattgggatcCCATTGGGGTGGCATTGGGATACCCTCTGGGGTGTCTTTGGGTCGCCCATTGGGTGCccattggggtgccattgggatgTCCATTGGGGCGCCCCATGGGATTCCCACTGGCATTCCCTTTGGGGCACCCATTGGGATTCCCATTGGGGTGTCATTGAGGTGCCATTGGCtgtcattgggtgccattgggattcccattggggtgccattggggtgccctcaggggtgccattggggttcCCATTGGGGTGCCCTTGGGATACCCTCTGGGGTGTCTTTGGGGTGCCCACTAGGGTGCTATTGGGGTGCTACTGGGTGCTATTGGGGTCCCTATTGGGATGCCACTGGGGTACCCTTGGGGTGCTACTGGGGTATCATCgattggggtgccattgggattcccattggggtgccattgggataCCCTCTGGGGTGTCTTTGGGGTGCCCTcaggggtgccattggggttcccattgggtgccactggggtATAATCAATTGGGGTaccattgggtgccattggggtgccattggggtgccTTTGGGGTATGATCAATTGGGGTCCCCAATGGGATGCCCATTGGGATTCCCAGTGGGGTGTcattggggtgccattgggatgTCCATTGGGGCACCATTGGGGTGTCATTGGGACGCCCGTTGTAGGGATTCCCATTGGGGTGACAGTAGGGCGCCCATGGGGTGCTACTGAGGTACTCActggggtgccattggggttcCCATTGGGGCACCCATTGGGATGCCCATAGAGCAGCCACTAGGATGCCCACTGGGTGCtattggggtgccattgggatcCCATTGGGGTGGCATTGGGATACCCTCTGGGGTGTCTTTGGGTCGCCCATTGGGTGCCCATTGGGTGCccattggggtgccattggggtgccattggggtgccCCATGGGATTCCCACTGGCATTCCCTTTGGGGCACCCATTGGGATTTccattggggtgccattggggtaTAATCGATTGGGGTGCCATaggggtgccattgggtgcccaCTGTGGTGCccattggggtgccattgggatcCCATTGGGGTGGCATTGGGATACCCTCTGGGGTGTCTTTGGGTCGCCCATTGGGTGCCCATTGGGGTGGCATTGGGATGTCCATTGGGGCGCCCCATGGGATTCCCACTGGCATTCCCTTTGGGGCACCCATTGGGATTCccattggggtgccattggggtgtCATTGAGGTGCCATTGGCtgtcattgggtgccattgggattcccattggggtgccattggggtgccctcaggggtgccattggggttcCCATTGGGGTGCCCTTGGGATACCCTCTGGGGTGTCTTTGGGGTGCCCACTAGGGTGCTATTGGGGTGCTACTGGGTGCTATTGGGGTCCCTATTGGGATGCCACTGGGGTACCCTTGGGGTGCTACTGGGGTATCATCgattggggtgccattgggattcccattggggtgccattgggataCCCTCTGGGGTGTCTTTGGGGTGCCCTcaggggtgccattggggttcccattgggtgccactggggtATAATCAATTGGGGTaccattgggtgccattggggtgccattggggtgccTTTGGGGTATGATCAATTGGGGTCCCCAATGGGATGCCCATTGGGATTCCCAGTGGGGTGTcattggggtgccattgggatgTCCATTGGGGCACCATTGGGGTGTCATTGGGACGCCCGTTGTAGGGATTCCCATTGGGGTGACAGTAGGGCGCCCATGGGGTGCTACTGAGGTACTCActggggtgccattggggttcCCATTGGGGCACCCATTGGGATGCCCATAGAGCAGCCACTAGGATGCCCACTGGGTGCtattggggtgccattgggatcCCATTGGGGTGGCATTGGGATACCCTCTGGGGTGTCTTTGGGTCGCCCATTGGGTGCCCATTGGGTGCccattggggtgccattggggtgccattggggtgccCCATGGGATTCCCACTGGCATTCCCTTTGGGGCACCCATTGGGATTCCCATTGGGGTACCCTCTGGGGTGTCTTTGTGGTGCCCACTAGGGTGCTATTGGGGTGCTACTGGGTGCTATTGGGGTCCCTATTGGGATGCCACTGGGGTACCCTTGGGGTGCTACTGGGATTGccattggggtgccattggggtaTCATccattggggtgccattgggattCCCACAGGTGTATCATTGGGGTGCCACACAGATGCTTTTGGGGTTCCCATTGGGGCACCCATTGGGATGCCCATAGAGGTACCACTAGGATGCCCActggggtgccattgggattCCCATTAGGGTGGCATTGAGATGTCCATTGGGGTGCCCCATGGGATTCCCACTGGCATTCCCTTTGGGGCACCCATTGGGATTTccattggggtgccattggggtaTAATCGATTGGGGTGCCATaggggtgccattgggtgcccaCTGTGGTGCccattggggtgccattgggatcCCATTGGGGTGGCATTGGGATACCCTCTGGGGTGTCTTTGGGTCGCCCATTGGGTGCccattggggtgccattgggatgTCCATTGGGGCGCCCCATGGGATTCCCACTGGCATTCCCTTTGGGGCACCCATTGGGATTCCCATTGGGGTGTCATTGAGGTGCCATTGGCtgtcattgggtgccattgggattcccattggggtgccattggggtgccctcaggggtgccattggggttcCCATTGGGGTGCCCTTGGGATACCCTCTGGGGTGTCTTTGGGGTGCCCACTAGGGTGCTATTGGGGTGCTACTGGGTGCTATTGGGGTCCCTATTGGGATGCCACTGGGGTACCCTTGGGGTGCTACTGGGGTATCATCgattggggtgccattgggattcccattggggtgccattgggataCCCTCTGGGGTGTCTTTGGGGTGCCCTcaggggtgccattggggttcccattgggtgccactggggtATAATCAATTGGGGTaccattgggtgccattggggtgccattggggtgccTTTGGGGTATGATCAATTGGGGGTCCCCAATGGGATGCCCATTGGGATTCCCAGTGGGGTGTcattggggtgccattgggatgTCCATTGGGGCACCATTGGGGTGTCATTGGGACGCCCGTTGTAGGGATTCCCATTGGGGTGACAGTAGGGCGCCCATGGGGTGCTACTGAGGTACTCActggggtgccattggggttcCCATTGGGGCACCCATTGGGATGCCCATAGAGCAGCCACTAGGATGCCCACTGGGTGCtattggggtgccattgggatcCCATTGGGGTGGCATTGGGATACCCTCTGGGGTGTCTTTGGGTCGCCCATTGGGTGCCCATTGGGTGCccattggggtgccattggggtgccattggggtgccCCATGGGATTCCCACTGGCATTCCCTTTGGGGCACCCATTGGGATTTCCGTTGGGGTGCTGTTGGCTGTCATTGGGGTGCCACTGGGGTACTCACTGTGGTGCCATTGGGGTGCCCACTGGGATGCTATTGGGGTGCTACTGGGTGCTATTGAGGTCCCTATTGGGATGCCACTGGGGTGCCCTctggggtgccattggggttcccattggggtgccattgggataCCCTCTGGGGTGTCTTTGGGGTGCCCGCTAGGGTGCTATTGGGGTGCtactgggtgccattggggttcCCATTGTGGTGCCACTGGGGTATAATTgattggggtgccattggggtgtCACCGGGGTGCCATTAGGATGGCCATTGGGTGCCCATTGGGGTGCTATTGGGGTTCCCATGGGGGCAGCCCTTGGGGTGCCtattgggtgccactgggttcCCATTGGGGTGCTgttggggtgccattggggtgcTCTTGGGGTTCCCATGGGGGCAGCCCTTGGGGTTCCTATTGGGTGCCACCAGGGGTGCTCTTGGGGTGCCCTTGGGGTTCCCATAGGGGCAGCCCTTGGGGTGCCtattgggtgccactgggttcCCATTGGGGTGCTGTTGGGGTGCCCTTTAGGGTGCCATTGCGATGCCTTTCGGGGTGCCACTGAGGTTCCCATTGGGGTGCCCCTATGATGTCCCCCCCCCCTCGGTgccaccctcccccccccctcggTGTCACCCAGCTCCGCGTCCCAACCCTGCGTCAATATTGACTCTGTGGGGTGTGGGAcgaggcgggggggggggggggaggaagccGAATGTCCCTGCATTgacatgggggggggggggggtgtctCAGGTGACACTTTGGGGACAGCATCACCCCATAGGGCGCCCTATAAACACAGCCCAGCACCACCCCATAGGGCGCCCCATAAACACAGCCCAGCGCCACCCCATAGGGCGCCCCATAAACACAGCCGATCCCACACCCTGGGGGTGGCACCTTTCCATGGCAGCGTGGCACCAGGACATCCTGGTgacgtccccccccccccgtcccccccctccccccccccttagGGCTCGTCCcgccccactgaccccataagcAGACGTGGCACAGTGCCGGTGTCACCACATGGGACGCCCAGCCAAACCCTGGGGACGTTATGGGGTCCCCCACTCAGCTTTGGGGTCCTTCAGCTCCTTATGGGGCCAATGCTTGGGGTCCCCACTCAGCTTTGGGGTCCTTCAGCTCCCTATAGGGTCAATGCTTGGGGTCCCCACTCAGCTTTGGGGTCCTTcagctccctatggggtcaaCGCTTGGGGTCCCCACTCAGCTTTGGGGTCCTTcagctccctatggggtcaaCACTTGGGGTCCCCACTCAGCTTTGGGGTCCTTCAGCTCCTTATGGGGTCAACGCTGGGGGTCCCCACTCAGCTTTGGGGTCCTTCACCTCCCTATGGGGTCAACACTTGGGGTCCCCACTCAGCTTTGGGGTCCATCAGCTCCTTATGGGGTCAACGCTTGGGGTCCCCACTCAGCCCTATGGGTCCCCGCTCACCCCATTACGGTGTGGGGTCTCGTCCATGGGGTCCCCATTCACCATGGGGGTCCCTCCTCGTTATGGGGTCCCCATTCAGCACAGGGGTCCCCAATCCCCCAGCACCCCTCCTTCCTGTAGGGTCTGCGCTGACCAAGGGGGGTCCCCACTCCCTATAGGGTCCCCATTCCCTAT encodes:
- the LOC125699647 gene encoding uncharacterized protein LOC125699647 isoform X8, with amino-acid sequence MSIWVPHGIPTGIPFGAPIGIPIGVPSGVSLWCPLGCYWGATGCYWGPYWDATGVPLGCYWDCHWGATGVSSIGVPLGCHWVPIGCPLGCHWDVHWGAPWDSHWHSLWGTHWDFRWAAIGVSLRCHWLSLGAIGVPIGLPLGYPLGCLWGAHWGAIGVPIGCHWGIMDRGDIGCPLGCHWVPIGVPHGIPTGIPFGAPIGISIGLPLGCHWDAIRMAIGCPLGCHWGVTGVPIVVPIEMPSRIPTRVPLGCPWGAFGVPMGAALGVPIGVPHGIPIGVPLGYPLGCLCGAHWGAIGVLLGAIGVPIGMPLGYPWGATGIAIGVPLGFQLGYPWGATGIAIGVPLGYHPLGCHWDSLCGAIGVPSGVPLGFTLGAIGV
- the LOC125699647 gene encoding uncharacterized protein LOC125699647 isoform X9, which produces MPSRIPTRVPLGCSWGALGVPIGAALGVPIGCHRDSHWGALWGAIGVPSGVSLWCPLGCYWGFTGCYWGPYWDATGVPLGCPWDCHWGAIGISTGAPLGCPQGCHWGSHWVPLGYNQLGCHWGVIDWGAIGVPSGVSLGCPLGCPLGAHWDVHWGAIEMSIGVPHGIPTGIPFGAPIGVPLGCHWVPIGVFLGCHWGSLGVPLGYHRLGCHWDFHCGAIGVPIGCHWGIMDWGAIGCHWDVHLGAPWDSHWHSLWGTHWDSHWGTLWGVFVVPTRVLLGCYWVLLGSLLGCHWGTLGVLLGLPLGCHWGIIHWGAIGIPTGVSLGCHTDAFGVPIGAPIGMPIEVPLGCPLGCHWDSH
- the LOC125699647 gene encoding uncharacterized protein LOC125699647 isoform X4, with the protein product MGFPLAFPLGHPLGFPLGCHWGIIDWGAIGVPLGAHCGAHWGAIGIPLGWHWDTLWGVFGSPIGCPLGWHWDVHWGAPWDSHWHSLWGTHWDSHWGAIGVSLRCHWLSLGAIGIPIGVPLGCPQGCHWGSHWGALGIPSAVSLWCPLGCYWGATGCYWGPYWDATGVPLGCYWDCHWGATGVSSIGVPLGCHWVPIGCPLGCHWDVHWGAPWDSHWHSLWGTHWDFRWAAIGVSLRCHWLSLGAIGVPIGLPLGYPLGCLWGAHWGAIGVPIGCHWGIMDRGDIGCPLGCHWVPIGVPHGIPTGIPFGAPIGISIGLPLGCHWDAIRMAIGCPLGCHWGVTGVPIVVPIEMPSRIPTRVPLGCPWGAFGVPMGAALGVPIGVPHGIPIGVPLGYPLGCLCGAHWGAIGVLLGAIGVPIGMPLGYPWGATGIAIGVPLGFQLGYPWGATGIAIGVPLGYHPLGCHWDSLCGAIGVPSGVPLGFTLGAIGV
- the LOC125699647 gene encoding uncharacterized protein LOC125699647 isoform X7, which codes for MPSRIPTRVPLGCSWGALGVPIGAALGVPIGCHRDSHWGALWGAIGVPSGVSLWCPLGCYWGATGCYWGPYWDATGVPLGCYWDCHWGATGVSSIGVPLGCHWVPIGCPLGCHWDVHWGAPWDSHWHSLWGTHWDFRWAAIGVSLRCHWLSLGAIGVPIGLPLGYPLGCLWGAHWGAIGVPIGCHWGIMDRGDIGCPLGCHWVPIGVPHGIPTGIPFGAPIGISIGLPLGCHWDAIRMAIGCPLGCHWGVTGVPIVVPIEMPSRIPTRVPLGCPWGAFGVPMGAALGVPIGVPHGIPIGVPLGYPLGCLCGAHWGAIGVLLGAIGVPIGMPLGYPWGATGIAIGVPLGFQLGYPWGATGIAIGVPLGYHPLGCHWDSLCGAIGVPSGVPLGFTLGAIGV
- the LOC125699647 gene encoding uncharacterized protein LOC125699647 isoform X6 encodes the protein MPIEQPLGCPLGCHWDSHWGAIGVSLRCHWLSLGAIGIPIGVPLGCPQGCHWGSHWGALGIPSAVSLWCPLGCYWGATGCYWGPYWDATGVPLGCYWDCHWGATGVSSIGVPLGCHWVPIGCPLGCHWDVHWGAPWDSHWHSLWGTHWDFRWAAIGVSLRCHWLSLGAIGVPIGLPLGYPLGCLWGAHWGAIGVPIGCHWGIMDRGDIGCPLGCHWVPIGVPHGIPTGIPFGAPIGISIGLPLGCHWDAIRMAIGCPLGCHWGVTGVPIVVPIEMPSRIPTRVPLGCPWGAFGVPMGAALGVPIGVPHGIPIGVPLGYPLGCLCGAHWGAIGVLLGAIGVPIGMPLGYPWGATGIAIGVPLGFQLGYPWGATGIAIGVPLGYHPLGCHWDSLCGAIGVPSGVPLGFTLGAIGV